Proteins encoded by one window of Deinococcus radiodurans R1 = ATCC 13939 = DSM 20539:
- a CDS encoding SCO family protein, giving the protein MNTDANVPDTRPPAAPTVAPAGRPWYVSALLALVAVTLLLGGVWLFARTRSPFPFYGTAYPQTPAAATFSGTGADGQPYTFTPQGKTSALFFGFTHCPNICPVTLGFLNQVRDKLTPEERANFRIVLVSVDPQRDTPKLLKEYLDYFGGGDAVNVPEPKLSEVAKAYGVGYRRSEIRSPQSIRWTTPPPLT; this is encoded by the coding sequence ATGAACACCGACGCGAACGTGCCCGACACCCGGCCCCCAGCAGCGCCTACAGTGGCCCCGGCAGGGCGGCCCTGGTATGTTTCGGCGCTGCTCGCGCTGGTGGCCGTCACGCTGCTGCTCGGCGGCGTGTGGCTGTTCGCCCGGACCCGTTCGCCCTTTCCGTTCTACGGCACCGCCTACCCACAAACGCCCGCCGCCGCGACCTTCAGCGGCACCGGGGCGGACGGTCAGCCCTACACCTTCACGCCGCAGGGCAAGACGAGCGCCCTCTTTTTCGGCTTCACCCATTGCCCCAACATCTGCCCGGTCACGCTCGGTTTTCTCAATCAGGTGCGCGACAAGCTGACGCCGGAGGAACGCGCCAACTTCCGCATCGTGCTCGTCAGCGTGGACCCGCAACGCGACACGCCCAAGTTGCTGAAGGAATATCTGGACTACTTCGGCGGCGGCGACGCGGTGAACGTCCCCGAGCCGAAGCTGAGTGAGGTCGCCAAGGCCTACGGCGTGGGCTACCGCCGCTCCGAGATTCGCTCGCCGCAGAGTATCAGGTGGACCACACCACCGCCACTTACCTGA
- a CDS encoding cytochrome c oxidase assembly protein, with product MTTPLPTPPAAAPALSGGTNLDPTTAQLLAFTPDWPMLALLVLSAGAYFWSLARARRSAEGQARWPLWKVALFTLGLVLWYGATQTGARAYTGQSMALYMARLMVLAEVVPPLLVLGLPRNTSLTRESPLGRFLGLLLDPWVALAVWAAVIIFWNIPAGFNASVVSNTAAPLLPLLYLISSLMVWSVVLRPLPGVQPATIGNRGWFGLLAALPMMAVAAVWVYSPKVLYTPYVSALCLWNLTPLQNQQISGWIMMIAGLPAMALAFVQLMMWLIALADGEGNNTSRPS from the coding sequence ATGACCACTCCCCTGCCCACACCGCCCGCTGCCGCGCCTGCGCTTTCCGGCGGCACCAATCTGGACCCCACGACCGCGCAACTGCTCGCCTTTACCCCCGACTGGCCGATGCTGGCACTGTTGGTGCTGAGCGCCGGGGCGTACTTCTGGTCTCTGGCCCGCGCCCGGCGCAGCGCGGAGGGCCAGGCGCGCTGGCCGCTGTGGAAAGTCGCGCTGTTCACGCTGGGGCTGGTGCTGTGGTACGGCGCGACCCAGACCGGTGCCCGTGCCTACACCGGCCAGAGCATGGCGCTCTACATGGCCCGCCTGATGGTGCTGGCCGAGGTGGTGCCGCCGCTGCTGGTGCTGGGGCTGCCACGCAACACCTCGCTCACGCGCGAGTCGCCGCTGGGCCGTTTTCTGGGGCTGCTGCTCGACCCCTGGGTCGCGCTCGCGGTGTGGGCGGCGGTCATCATCTTCTGGAACATTCCGGCGGGCTTCAACGCCAGCGTGGTCAGCAACACGGCGGCCCCGCTGCTGCCGCTGCTTTACCTCATCAGCTCGCTGATGGTCTGGAGCGTGGTGCTGCGCCCGCTGCCGGGCGTGCAGCCCGCCACCATCGGCAACCGGGGGTGGTTCGGCCTGCTCGCCGCCCTGCCGATGATGGCGGTGGCCGCCGTGTGGGTCTACTCGCCGAAGGTGCTCTACACGCCCTACGTGAGCGCCCTGTGCCTGTGGAACCTGACCCCGCTGCAAAACCAGCAGATTTCCGGCTGGATCATGATGATCGCGGGCCTCCCGGCGATGGCGCTCGCCTTCGTGCAGTTGATGATGTGGCTGATTGCGCTGGCCGATGGGGAGGGGAACAACACCAGCAGACCGAGTTAA
- a CDS encoding metal-binding protein, whose translation MPSGRVHNLINLGTFAVLGTAALYVQRAQLWPDPTFTLTPTMALNFTWAFMAGTFLLSPDLDLSEGRVDSKRRWGPLGFLWVPYGRMFSHRGLSHTWIVGPLTRLLYLGLIAGAVWTVLKFALPQLGLGWPRLPQPLPYKVLLPVAAGYYLSQWLHLLADGVYPDHDVRHLRRKLRGR comes from the coding sequence GTGCCGAGCGGACGTGTTCACAACCTCATCAACCTCGGAACCTTCGCGGTGCTGGGGACTGCCGCCCTGTACGTGCAGCGCGCGCAGTTGTGGCCCGATCCGACCTTCACCCTGACGCCCACTATGGCGCTCAATTTCACCTGGGCATTCATGGCGGGCACCTTCCTGCTTTCCCCCGACCTCGACCTCTCCGAAGGCCGGGTGGACAGCAAACGGCGCTGGGGGCCGCTGGGCTTCCTGTGGGTGCCGTATGGCCGGATGTTCAGCCACCGGGGGCTGTCGCATACCTGGATTGTGGGGCCGCTGACCCGGCTGCTTTACCTCGGCCTGATTGCCGGGGCCGTGTGGACGGTGCTCAAGTTCGCCCTGCCGCAGCTCGGGCTGGGCTGGCCGCGCTTGCCACAGCCGCTGCCGTACAAGGTGCTGCTTCCGGTGGCGGCGGGCTATTACCTCAGCCAGTGGCTGCACCTGCTGGCCGACGGCGTGTACCCCGACCACGACGTGCGGCACCTGCGACGGAAGTTGCGGGGGCGATAG
- a CDS encoding aldo/keto reductase: MTHGTPAQAPNTQTSNAQSPNAAASGTFLIGGELEVNRLGYGAMRVTGDGVWGDPADREGSLATLRALPGLGVNLIDTADSYGPAVSEELIREALHPYPGLVVATKGGLTRTGPNVWPPCGRPEYLIQQAQISRRRLGVERIDLWQLHRIDPQVPRDEQFGAIRQLLDDGVIRFVGLSEVNVEEIEAARQVFPVATVQNLYNLTNRKSEAVLDYCGREGIGFLPWYPLASGKLAAEGSVLTETAARLGAAPAQVALAWVLRRSPVMLPIPGTSKVKHLEENVAAASLTLTDEDFRALDEAGRAEWEAGQQK; the protein is encoded by the coding sequence ATGACCCACGGCACCCCGGCCCAAGCTCCGAACACCCAAACCTCGAACGCTCAGTCTCCAAACGCAGCAGCGAGCGGCACCTTTCTCATCGGCGGCGAGTTGGAGGTCAACCGCCTCGGCTACGGCGCCATGCGCGTGACCGGCGACGGCGTGTGGGGCGACCCCGCCGACCGCGAAGGCTCGCTGGCGACCCTGCGGGCGCTGCCCGGCCTCGGTGTCAACCTGATCGACACCGCCGACTCCTACGGCCCGGCGGTCAGCGAGGAACTCATCCGCGAGGCGCTGCACCCCTACCCCGGTCTGGTGGTGGCGACCAAGGGCGGCCTGACCCGCACCGGCCCCAACGTCTGGCCTCCCTGTGGCCGTCCCGAGTACCTCATTCAGCAGGCCCAAATCTCACGCCGCCGCCTCGGGGTGGAGCGCATCGACCTGTGGCAACTGCACCGCATTGACCCCCAGGTGCCGCGTGACGAACAGTTCGGCGCCATTCGGCAACTGCTCGACGACGGCGTGATTCGTTTTGTGGGCCTCTCCGAAGTGAACGTGGAGGAAATCGAGGCCGCCCGGCAGGTGTTCCCCGTCGCCACCGTGCAAAACCTCTACAACCTGACCAACCGCAAGTCCGAGGCGGTGCTCGACTACTGCGGGCGCGAGGGCATCGGCTTTTTGCCCTGGTATCCGCTCGCCTCGGGCAAGCTCGCCGCCGAGGGCAGTGTGCTGACCGAAACAGCCGCCCGCCTCGGTGCCGCGCCCGCGCAGGTGGCCCTGGCGTGGGTGCTGCGCCGCAGCCCGGTCATGTTGCCCATCCCCGGCACCAGCAAGGTGAAGCACCTGGAAGAAAACGTGGCCGCCGCGTCCCTTACGCTGACCGATGAGGACTTCCGGGCGCTCGACGAAGCGGGCCGTGCAGAGTGGGAAGCGGGGCAGCAGAAGTAA
- a CDS encoding tetratricopeptide repeat protein, translating into MQRFLTLALLGAAALGGALAQNAAPAPAPAPVAQPAPAPQTAPATPAAQPAAPAVRPPAANYVVVGNLYYDQGKFDQAYVAFRTAAELDPRNTQALLGLGRSQVRLRLYAPAVDTLRRLTTVDPQNVSGYVALSQAYQQQYMGSGDRASVTGNLDAALAVLQQAEAAVTALPEADRALAQSKLLNERGSVYRLQGKPTQAIEAFRQASALNPENSLLLFNLGDMYAASGQLPLAVSALQQAVILDPRDPYNRAYYAKLLALSGNLTSARVEAAQASRLVTGNAYATGQYGVVSYLAGDRTTARTQLAQAVRLDPLRYPEFYYYLGRLDLDGSDLKSARDNLTRAVALNSTSAEYAYYLGLAYERGVPGVAADNVRARENYDKALKLAPGYKQAQEGADRLKPPSSGN; encoded by the coding sequence ATGCAACGTTTCCTGACCCTCGCCCTGCTGGGCGCCGCTGCCCTCGGCGGTGCGCTCGCCCAGAACGCGGCTCCTGCGCCGGCCCCCGCGCCTGTTGCCCAGCCTGCCCCTGCTCCTCAGACGGCCCCGGCGACCCCAGCCGCTCAGCCGGCGGCGCCTGCCGTTCGTCCGCCCGCCGCCAACTACGTCGTCGTGGGCAATCTGTACTACGACCAGGGCAAGTTCGACCAGGCGTATGTGGCCTTCCGCACCGCCGCCGAACTCGACCCGCGCAACACCCAGGCGCTGCTGGGGCTGGGGCGCTCGCAGGTGCGGCTGCGGCTCTACGCGCCCGCCGTGGACACCCTGCGCCGCCTGACGACGGTGGACCCGCAGAACGTGAGCGGCTACGTGGCGCTCTCGCAGGCATACCAGCAGCAGTACATGGGCAGCGGGGACCGGGCGAGCGTGACCGGCAACCTCGACGCTGCGCTCGCCGTGCTGCAACAGGCCGAGGCCGCCGTCACCGCGCTGCCCGAAGCCGACCGCGCCCTCGCCCAGAGCAAGCTGCTCAATGAGCGCGGCAGTGTCTACCGCCTTCAGGGCAAGCCCACCCAGGCCATCGAGGCGTTCCGGCAGGCAAGTGCGCTCAACCCTGAAAACAGCCTGCTGCTGTTCAACCTCGGCGACATGTACGCCGCCTCCGGGCAACTGCCGCTGGCGGTCAGCGCCCTGCAACAGGCGGTCATTCTCGACCCGCGCGACCCCTACAACCGCGCCTACTACGCCAAGCTGCTCGCCCTGAGCGGCAACCTGACCTCGGCGCGTGTGGAAGCAGCGCAGGCCTCGCGGCTGGTGACGGGCAACGCCTACGCCACCGGGCAGTACGGCGTGGTCAGCTACCTCGCCGGGGACCGCACCACCGCCCGCACCCAGCTCGCGCAGGCCGTGCGGCTCGATCCCCTCCGCTACCCCGAGTTCTACTATTACCTCGGGCGGCTCGACCTCGACGGCAGCGACCTGAAATCGGCCCGCGACAACCTGACCCGCGCCGTCGCCCTGAACAGCACCTCCGCTGAGTACGCCTACTATCTTGGCCTCGCCTACGAGCGCGGCGTGCCCGGTGTGGCCGCCGACAACGTGCGCGCCCGCGAAAACTACGACAAGGCACTCAAACTCGCCCCCGGCTACAAGCAGGCGCAGGAAGGGGCCGACCGCCTCAAGCCGCCATCCTCCGGCAACTGA
- the coaE gene encoding dephospho-CoA kinase (Dephospho-CoA kinase (CoaE) performs the final step in coenzyme A biosynthesis.) gives MTRSPAPSSPTHPRRLGLTGSIGAGKSTVARLLRERGLTVLDADAEARWVTEQPEVLTELNEAFPGVVTGGTLDRAGLAARVFSDPAQVARLNAITHPRVRARMEALEAAATARGEHWVVQDIPLLFEGGLERGMDAVLVVDAPLELRLERALARGGLTREDILARDARQLSSEEKRRRATIVLDNSGPLEALEGQLDAALRQLEIT, from the coding sequence ATGACCCGGTCCCCTGCTCCCTCCTCCCCCACCCACCCCCGCCGCCTGGGCCTGACCGGCAGCATCGGCGCGGGCAAAAGCACGGTGGCCCGGTTGCTGCGCGAACGCGGCCTGACGGTGCTCGACGCCGACGCCGAGGCCCGCTGGGTGACCGAGCAGCCCGAGGTACTGACCGAACTCAACGAGGCTTTTCCCGGCGTGGTCACGGGCGGCACGCTGGACCGGGCGGGGCTGGCGGCGCGAGTGTTCAGCGACCCGGCGCAGGTCGCCCGCCTCAACGCCATCACCCACCCGCGCGTGCGGGCGAGGATGGAGGCGCTGGAAGCGGCGGCCACCGCGCGCGGCGAGCACTGGGTGGTGCAGGACATTCCCCTGCTGTTCGAGGGCGGTCTGGAACGGGGGATGGACGCCGTGCTGGTGGTAGACGCCCCACTGGAACTGCGGTTGGAACGCGCCCTGGCGCGGGGTGGCCTGACCCGCGAAGACATCCTCGCCCGCGACGCCCGGCAACTGAGCAGCGAGGAAAAACGGCGGCGGGCCACCATCGTCCTCGACAACAGTGGCCCGCTGGAAGCGCTGGAGGGGCAGTTAGACGCCGCCTTGCGCCAGTTGGAAATCACTTAA
- a CDS encoding peptidylprolyl isomerase, translating to MKKWMLTPLLGLGLVACAPTQTAMLTPNPPLKGPGIVAEVNGAAPATSTTTAVTTTTPGTTTAATTTEQTTMTTVTETPAAPAAATPAPATSASTPAPVPATQTTAATVTQTPAATPAPATTADGWTTLAPRSAERRTSFTAAEQVIDTSKSYRAVLHTSKGDVTVNLDAKAAPLAVNNFVFLALNHFYDGTRFHRVIEGFMAQGGDPQSADTALSDRWGTGGPGYQFANERSSLTFNRAGVLAMANAGPDTNGSQFFITFGPTEFLNGGYTIFGQVDSGMDAVNKLTRNYNNAGPIAGAQADVLNSVEIQVK from the coding sequence ATGAAGAAATGGATGCTGACCCCGCTGCTCGGCCTCGGCCTGGTGGCCTGCGCCCCGACCCAGACCGCCATGCTGACCCCCAACCCGCCACTCAAAGGCCCCGGTATCGTGGCCGAAGTGAACGGCGCGGCCCCAGCCACCAGCACCACGACGGCGGTCACGACGACCACGCCAGGCACGACCACGGCGGCCACGACCACCGAGCAGACAACCATGACGACCGTGACCGAGACGCCTGCGGCCCCGGCTGCCGCGACTCCGGCCCCGGCAACTTCGGCCAGCACGCCCGCTCCAGTGCCCGCCACACAGACCACCGCCGCGACAGTCACTCAGACCCCGGCGGCGACTCCGGCCCCCGCCACAACCGCTGACGGCTGGACCACCCTGGCCCCCCGCAGTGCCGAGCGCCGCACCAGCTTCACCGCCGCCGAACAGGTCATCGACACGAGCAAGAGCTACCGCGCCGTGTTGCACACCTCCAAGGGCGACGTGACGGTCAACCTGGACGCCAAGGCCGCGCCGCTCGCCGTCAACAACTTCGTGTTCCTGGCGCTCAACCACTTCTACGACGGCACCCGCTTTCACCGCGTCATTGAGGGCTTCATGGCGCAGGGCGGCGACCCCCAGAGCGCCGACACCGCGCTCAGCGACCGTTGGGGCACCGGCGGCCCCGGTTACCAGTTCGCCAACGAACGCAGCAGCCTGACCTTTAACCGCGCGGGCGTGTTGGCGATGGCGAACGCCGGCCCCGACACCAACGGTTCGCAGTTCTTCATTACCTTCGGCCCCACCGAATTTCTCAACGGCGGCTACACCATCTTCGGACAGGTGGACAGCGGCATGGACGCGGTGAACAAGCTGACTCGCAACTACAACAACGCTGGGCCGATTGCCGGGGCCCAGGCCGACGTGCTGAACTCGGTGGAGATTCAGGTCAAGTAA
- a CDS encoding Lrp/AsnC family transcriptional regulator, giving the protein MSNSRPFPDLDPTDRQILSILQRDARIANTELADEIGLTPAPTLRRVRRLEEEGVIHRYVALLDPKLVNRDLMVMVRVTLDKQTKQGFQDFAEHMRARPEVLECYLCLGDTDYLLKVCVPNLDAYQRFLVDVLAAIPGVRNTDSTIVVKQEKYTTSLPLDEG; this is encoded by the coding sequence ATGTCCAACTCGCGCCCCTTCCCTGATCTCGACCCCACCGACCGGCAGATCCTGTCCATCCTGCAACGCGACGCCCGCATCGCCAACACCGAGCTGGCCGACGAAATCGGCCTGACGCCCGCGCCCACCTTGAGGCGGGTGCGGCGGCTCGAAGAAGAAGGCGTCATCCACCGCTACGTCGCGCTGCTCGACCCCAAACTCGTCAACCGCGACCTGATGGTGATGGTGCGCGTGACGCTCGACAAGCAGACCAAACAGGGCTTTCAGGACTTCGCCGAACACATGCGGGCGCGGCCCGAGGTGCTCGAGTGCTACCTGTGCCTCGGCGACACCGACTATCTGCTCAAGGTCTGCGTGCCCAATCTGGACGCCTATCAGCGCTTTCTGGTGGACGTGCTCGCCGCCATTCCCGGCGTGCGGAACACCGACAGCACCATCGTCGTGAAACAGGAGAAGTACACGACGAGCCTGCCGCTCGATGAAGGGTAA
- the ald gene encoding alanine dehydrogenase: MHVGLPKEIKVKENRVALTPGGVATLVRRGHRVTVERGAGAGSGLPDQEYEQAGATLGSAADAWGAEMVVKVKEPIESEYGYLRDDLLLFTYLHLAADRPLTDALMQAGTTAVAYETVQLPDGSLPLLTPMSEVAGRLSVQAGAYHLQKPAGGKGVLLGGVPGVTPGHVTIVGGGVVGTNAAKMAMGLGAKVTILDVSHRRLTYLDDVFFGRLTTMMSSEANLRALLPQTDLLIGAVLIPGAKAPNLVTRDMLGLLEPGSVIADVAIDQGGCVETMHPTTHDEPTYLVDDIVHYGVANMPGAVPRTSTFALTNATFPYALALAEHGLGALKRDPALAAGLNTHQGKVTCAGVADAFGLSGQDVEAVLA; encoded by the coding sequence ATGCACGTAGGACTTCCCAAGGAAATCAAGGTCAAGGAAAACCGGGTGGCGCTCACCCCCGGCGGGGTAGCCACCCTGGTGCGGCGCGGGCACCGGGTGACGGTGGAGCGCGGCGCGGGTGCGGGCAGCGGCCTCCCCGACCAAGAGTACGAGCAGGCCGGAGCGACCCTGGGCAGCGCCGCCGACGCCTGGGGCGCCGAGATGGTGGTCAAGGTCAAGGAGCCGATAGAAAGCGAGTACGGCTACCTGCGCGACGACCTGCTGCTGTTTACCTACCTGCACCTCGCCGCCGACCGCCCGCTGACCGACGCGCTGATGCAGGCCGGGACGACGGCGGTGGCCTACGAAACGGTGCAACTGCCCGACGGCAGCCTGCCGCTGCTGACCCCCATGTCGGAGGTCGCCGGGCGCCTGAGCGTGCAGGCGGGGGCCTACCACCTGCAAAAGCCGGCGGGCGGGAAGGGCGTCCTGCTCGGCGGCGTTCCCGGCGTGACGCCCGGTCACGTGACCATCGTGGGCGGCGGCGTGGTCGGCACCAATGCTGCAAAAATGGCGATGGGCCTGGGCGCCAAAGTCACCATTCTGGACGTGTCGCACCGGCGCCTGACGTATCTGGACGACGTGTTTTTCGGGCGCCTGACCACCATGATGAGCAGCGAGGCAAACCTGCGTGCGCTGCTCCCGCAGACCGATTTGCTTATCGGCGCGGTGCTCATTCCGGGGGCTAAGGCTCCGAACCTCGTCACCCGCGACATGCTGGGGCTGCTGGAACCGGGCTCGGTCATCGCCGACGTCGCCATTGACCAGGGCGGCTGCGTGGAAACGATGCACCCCACCACCCACGACGAGCCGACCTACCTGGTGGACGACATCGTTCACTACGGCGTCGCCAACATGCCCGGCGCGGTGCCGCGCACCTCGACTTTCGCGCTGACGAACGCGACTTTTCCTTATGCCCTCGCGCTTGCTGAGCACGGCTTAGGCGCCCTCAAGCGTGACCCGGCGCTCGCTGCGGGCCTCAACACCCATCAGGGCAAAGTGACCTGCGCGGGTGTGGCCGACGCCTTCGGGCTGAGTGGGCAGGACGTGGAGGCGGTCCTGGCCTGA
- a CDS encoding replication-associated recombination protein A produces the protein MTLFDPPAPLAERLRPRTVAEVAGQSHLLGAGKPLTRVLQSGRLGSLILWGPPGVGKTTLARLLAGEVGAHFIALSAVSAGVKDVRDAVAEAEREQARGRRTVLFLDEIHRFNKAQQDALLPHVESGLLTLIGATTENPSFEVNPALRSRARTLVLEALSPEDVLALLRRALSDERGLPGVEAEDSALELLARLAEGDARRALSTLEVAATLANPVTEEAVTEAFGRHLPAMDKNGEDFYNLISALHKSVRASHPDAALYWLARMLQGGADPHYVARRIVRMASEDIGLADPQALRLTIAARDSMEFLGSPEGDLALAQAVVYLALAPKSNSVYVAWKKTVRAVQEGESLPVPLHLRNAPTALMKGQGYGRGYAYYFDDPAGSFEQNYLPDGVQLDLYQPTGEGWEARMTERWRKLMTAHGELAPEAEEQSAEN, from the coding sequence GTGACGCTCTTTGACCCGCCTGCTCCCCTCGCCGAACGCCTGCGCCCGCGCACCGTGGCCGAGGTGGCCGGGCAGTCGCACCTGCTCGGGGCCGGCAAGCCGCTGACGCGCGTGCTGCAAAGTGGCCGCCTGGGGTCGCTGATTTTGTGGGGGCCGCCCGGCGTGGGCAAAACGACGCTGGCGCGGCTGCTCGCGGGCGAAGTCGGCGCGCACTTCATCGCGCTTTCGGCGGTGTCGGCGGGCGTGAAGGACGTGCGCGACGCGGTAGCCGAGGCCGAGCGTGAACAGGCGCGGGGCCGGCGCACGGTGCTGTTTCTGGACGAGATTCACCGCTTCAACAAGGCTCAGCAAGACGCCCTGCTGCCCCACGTGGAGTCGGGGCTGCTCACCCTGATTGGCGCGACCACCGAGAACCCAAGTTTCGAGGTCAACCCGGCGCTGCGCTCACGGGCCCGGACGCTGGTGCTCGAAGCGCTCTCGCCGGAGGACGTGCTCGCCCTGCTGCGCCGCGCCCTGAGCGACGAGCGCGGGCTGCCGGGGGTGGAGGCGGAGGACAGCGCCTTGGAACTGCTCGCCCGTCTTGCCGAAGGCGACGCCCGCCGCGCCCTGAGTACGCTCGAAGTCGCCGCCACCCTCGCCAATCCGGTGACCGAGGAAGCCGTGACCGAGGCGTTCGGACGTCACCTGCCGGCGATGGACAAGAACGGCGAGGACTTCTACAACCTGATTTCGGCGCTGCACAAGTCGGTGCGGGCCTCGCACCCCGACGCGGCGCTGTACTGGCTGGCGCGAATGCTTCAGGGTGGCGCCGACCCGCACTACGTCGCTCGGCGCATCGTCCGCATGGCGTCGGAGGACATCGGGCTGGCCGACCCGCAAGCACTCCGGCTGACCATCGCGGCGCGCGACAGCATGGAATTTCTGGGCAGTCCCGAAGGCGACCTCGCGCTGGCGCAGGCAGTGGTGTACCTCGCCCTCGCGCCCAAGAGCAACAGCGTGTACGTGGCCTGGAAAAAGACTGTGCGCGCCGTGCAGGAAGGCGAATCGCTGCCCGTGCCGCTGCACCTGCGCAACGCGCCCACCGCGCTGATGAAAGGGCAGGGCTATGGCCGGGGCTACGCCTACTATTTCGACGACCCGGCAGGCTCCTTCGAGCAAAATTACCTGCCCGACGGCGTGCAGCTCGACCTCTATCAACCGACCGGCGAAGGTTGGGAAGCCCGCATGACCGAGCGCTGGCGCAAGCTGATGACGGCGCACGGCGAGCTGGCGCCAGAAGCAGAAGAGCAGAGCGCGGAGAACTGA
- a CDS encoding DUF1572 family protein encodes MSDVAALYLSELRERLRGTRQLGDRALAQLPDDAWHTVLAPGGNSAAVIVQHLAGNLRSRWGGLQSGYREGVEGETPGRDRDAEFEDAHLSAADLLTCWDEGWQVFLDALDHLRPDDLTQTLTIRGEAHTVLGAVERAALHASGHVFQLIFLVKTLRGADFQTISIPRGGSGAYNAAMRGGTAREQQGP; translated from the coding sequence ATGAGCGACGTGGCGGCCCTTTACCTTTCCGAACTTCGGGAGCGGCTTCGCGGCACCCGGCAGCTCGGGGACCGGGCGCTGGCACAGTTGCCGGACGACGCCTGGCACACGGTCCTTGCGCCGGGCGGCAACTCCGCTGCCGTCATCGTGCAGCATCTCGCGGGCAACCTGCGCTCGCGCTGGGGCGGCCTGCAAAGTGGCTACCGGGAAGGGGTGGAAGGCGAAACGCCGGGCCGTGACCGTGACGCCGAATTCGAGGACGCGCACCTGAGCGCCGCCGACCTCTTGACCTGTTGGGACGAGGGCTGGCAGGTGTTTCTGGACGCGCTCGACCACCTGCGCCCGGACGACCTGACGCAGACCCTGACCATTCGCGGTGAGGCCCACACCGTCCTCGGCGCGGTGGAGCGGGCCGCCCTGCACGCCAGCGGGCACGTCTTCCAGCTCATCTTCCTGGTCAAGACCCTGCGCGGGGCCGACTTCCAGACCATCAGCATTCCGCGCGGGGGTTCGGGCGCCTACAACGCGGCAATGCGGGGAGGGACAGCGCGCGAACAGCAAGGGCCTTAA